A window of Ruania suaedae contains these coding sequences:
- a CDS encoding sirohydrochlorin chelatase: MVTTTAWAPTEEPTMSRTSTDPAPPVLLACSHGTSSPAGQRAIAALVDAVAAGRPEIPVSSAFVDVQEPDVPTILDELGETEVRVVPLLISAGYHVHVDLAEAVDGRAGAHVTGALGPDPRLIALLTRRLHEAGLHAGDAVVLAAAGSSNAGAVADCRQVGEELAAALGRPVTTAFLSAAQPRLPDAVAEARGRLTAPGARVAVATYLLAPGYFADLAARSGAELVTPPLLTDDEPPATELVEIVLDRYQER, translated from the coding sequence ATGGTGACGACCACCGCCTGGGCCCCGACCGAGGAGCCGACCATGTCCCGGACGTCCACCGACCCGGCTCCGCCGGTGCTGCTCGCCTGCTCGCACGGCACCTCCTCCCCGGCCGGCCAGCGGGCGATCGCCGCACTGGTGGACGCGGTGGCCGCCGGCCGACCCGAGATCCCGGTCTCCTCAGCCTTCGTCGACGTGCAGGAGCCCGACGTCCCCACCATCCTCGACGAGCTCGGCGAGACCGAGGTGCGGGTGGTGCCGCTGCTGATCTCGGCTGGGTACCACGTGCACGTGGACCTGGCCGAGGCGGTCGACGGGCGCGCCGGCGCCCACGTGACAGGTGCGCTCGGCCCCGACCCCCGGTTGATCGCTCTGCTCACGCGCCGGCTGCACGAGGCAGGGCTGCACGCGGGGGACGCGGTGGTGCTGGCAGCGGCCGGATCCTCCAACGCCGGCGCCGTGGCCGACTGCCGGCAGGTGGGGGAGGAGCTGGCGGCCGCGTTGGGCCGCCCGGTCACCACGGCGTTCCTGTCCGCGGCGCAGCCGCGCCTTCCCGACGCCGTAGCCGAGGCCCGCGGCCGTCTCACCGCTCCCGGTGCCCGGGTGGCGGTGGCCACCTACCTCCTCGCGCCGGGCTACTTCGCCGACCTCGCGGCCCGTTCGGGGGCCGAGCTGGTCACCCCGCCGCTGCTCACCGACGACGAGCCCCCCGCGACCGAGCTGGTCGAGATCGTGCTCGACCGCTACCAGGAACGCTGA
- a CDS encoding HNH endonuclease signature motif containing protein: MTTTPPSGSVVDPRRGVLSSLREARAAASAWEVETARLVVAWVGEHAVADAGAEARERVIGPDEPVEGAVLAGLEAPMRLAGPGAPWVADLEFCELAATLWMSPDAARGYVGEIAELAFRLPRLWERVVCGQVRLWRAREVARSTRVLSAEGAAWVDAQLAPVIGSCSGAQVRRAVAAALDRFDPEAAEARRREADEGRHFDIVLDEPGGPEVVGAGGTVEVDGVLDLADALDLDAAVSATAAQLRAFGSAESLDARRARAVGEIARRELMLAIPPVERAAGDQDSAEPPPTQPSTDPGRRIELILHLSADALDPSCDGRPGSGVVGRCENTRSPVSAEQIRSWCATPGTRVLVRPVVDLSGHYPTESYEIAGRLRHQVTTRDPQCVFPSCTRRARACDLDHIVPFEQGGPTCGCNLAPLCRRHHRAKTHGAWSYVMITPGTYLWTSPSGELVLVDGRGTFPVPSPGAAPGHPPRHAPSPSPHPCGHAAHRDRPGPPERPTPDQPRRSRAPAPTPPKNRPDDPGLDPPPF; encoded by the coding sequence ATGACGACGACACCTCCTTCTGGTTCCGTGGTGGATCCGCGGCGGGGTGTGCTGTCGTCGTTGCGTGAGGCTCGTGCGGCGGCGTCGGCGTGGGAGGTGGAGACGGCGCGGTTGGTGGTGGCGTGGGTGGGTGAGCACGCTGTCGCCGACGCCGGTGCGGAGGCCCGCGAACGGGTGATCGGGCCGGACGAGCCGGTCGAGGGGGCGGTGCTGGCGGGGTTGGAGGCTCCGATGCGCCTGGCGGGCCCGGGTGCGCCGTGGGTGGCGGATCTGGAGTTCTGCGAGCTGGCCGCCACGTTGTGGATGTCGCCCGATGCTGCGCGCGGCTACGTCGGGGAGATCGCCGAGTTGGCCTTCCGTCTGCCGCGTCTGTGGGAGCGGGTGGTGTGCGGGCAGGTGCGGCTGTGGCGGGCACGGGAGGTGGCCCGCTCCACCAGGGTCCTGTCTGCTGAGGGCGCTGCCTGGGTCGATGCGCAGCTGGCGCCGGTGATCGGGTCCTGCTCGGGGGCCCAGGTGCGACGGGCGGTCGCTGCGGCGTTGGATCGGTTCGATCCTGAGGCGGCCGAGGCCCGGCGGCGGGAGGCGGATGAGGGCCGCCACTTCGACATCGTGTTGGACGAGCCCGGCGGCCCGGAGGTGGTCGGTGCGGGCGGCACGGTCGAGGTGGACGGGGTCCTCGATCTGGCTGATGCGCTCGATCTGGATGCGGCGGTGTCCGCGACGGCGGCCCAGTTGCGGGCGTTCGGGTCCGCCGAGAGTCTGGATGCCCGCCGGGCCCGGGCGGTCGGTGAGATCGCCCGCCGGGAGCTCATGCTGGCGATCCCACCGGTCGAGAGGGCGGCGGGTGATCAAGACAGCGCCGAACCGCCTCCCACGCAGCCGTCCACCGATCCCGGGCGTCGGATCGAGCTGATCCTGCATCTGAGCGCTGACGCCCTCGACCCCTCGTGTGATGGCCGGCCAGGCTCGGGGGTGGTGGGGCGGTGTGAGAACACCCGCTCGCCGGTCTCGGCCGAGCAGATCAGGTCATGGTGCGCCACGCCCGGCACGAGGGTGCTGGTGCGCCCGGTGGTGGACCTGTCCGGTCACTACCCGACCGAGAGCTATGAGATCGCGGGCCGCCTTCGTCACCAGGTCACCACACGCGACCCGCAGTGTGTGTTCCCTTCCTGCACCCGCCGCGCCCGGGCGTGCGACCTCGACCACATCGTCCCGTTCGAGCAGGGTGGCCCCACGTGTGGGTGCAACCTCGCGCCGCTGTGCCGCCGGCACCACAGGGCGAAGACGCACGGGGCCTGGTCCTACGTCATGATCACACCCGGGACCTACCTGTGGACCTCCCCCAGCGGGGAGTTGGTGCTCGTGGACGGGCGCGGCACCTTCCCCGTCCCCTCCCCAGGCGCGGCCCCCGGACACCCCCCGCGCCACGCACCATCACCGTCACCGCATCCCTGCGGGCACGCCGCCCACCGGGACCGGCCCGGCCCACCCGAAAGACCAACACCTGATCAACCCCGCCGATCGCGGGCGCCCGCACCGACCCCACCGAAGAACCGGCCAGACGACCCCGGCCTCGACCCCCCACCCTTCTGA
- the fgd gene encoding glucose-6-phosphate dehydrogenase (coenzyme-F420) produces MLPLTLGYKASAEQFGPRELVELGVAAEAHGMDSVAISDHFQPWRHEGGHAPFSLTWMAAVGERTERIRIGTSVMTPTFRYNPAVLAQAFATMGMLYPDRVMLGVGTGEALNEIATGFQGAGEQQWPEFKERFARLREAVRLMRALWAGERVDFDGEYYSTHGASIYDKPEGGIPVYIAAGGPVVARYAGRAGDGFICTSGKGMELYTDKLLPAVAEGAGKAERDAEQIDRMIEIKISYDTDPDLALENTRFWSPLSLSPEQKHSIDDPVEMERAADELPIEQIAKRWIVASDPDDAVEQVLDYRRAGFNHLVFHAPGHDQRRFLELFERDLAPRLHAAG; encoded by the coding sequence ATGCTGCCCCTCACCCTCGGCTACAAGGCCTCCGCCGAACAGTTCGGACCCCGCGAGCTCGTCGAGCTCGGCGTCGCTGCCGAGGCCCACGGGATGGACTCGGTGGCAATCAGCGACCACTTCCAGCCGTGGCGGCACGAGGGTGGTCACGCCCCGTTCTCACTGACCTGGATGGCGGCAGTCGGCGAGCGCACCGAGCGCATCCGCATCGGTACCTCGGTCATGACGCCCACCTTCCGCTACAACCCCGCGGTCCTCGCCCAGGCGTTCGCCACGATGGGCATGCTCTATCCGGACCGGGTGATGCTCGGCGTCGGCACGGGGGAAGCCCTCAATGAGATCGCCACCGGCTTCCAGGGCGCCGGGGAGCAGCAGTGGCCGGAGTTCAAGGAGCGCTTCGCCCGCCTGCGGGAGGCCGTCCGGCTCATGCGGGCGCTGTGGGCCGGCGAACGGGTGGACTTCGACGGCGAGTACTACTCCACCCACGGCGCCAGCATCTACGACAAGCCCGAGGGCGGCATCCCCGTCTACATCGCCGCCGGTGGGCCGGTGGTCGCCCGCTACGCAGGGCGCGCCGGCGACGGCTTCATCTGCACCTCCGGCAAGGGCATGGAGCTCTACACGGACAAGCTCCTGCCCGCCGTGGCCGAAGGCGCCGGCAAAGCCGAACGGGACGCGGAGCAGATCGATCGGATGATCGAGATCAAGATCTCCTACGACACCGACCCGGACCTGGCGCTGGAGAACACCCGTTTCTGGTCCCCGCTCTCCCTCAGTCCGGAGCAGAAGCATTCCATCGACGACCCCGTCGAGATGGAGCGCGCCGCTGACGAGCTCCCGATCGAGCAGATCGCCAAGCGCTGGATCGTCGCCTCCGACCCCGACGACGCCGTGGAGCAGGTGCTCGACTACCGCCGCGCCGGGTTCAACCACCTCGTCTTCCACGCTCCCGGCCACGATCAGCGACGCTTCCTCGAGCTGTTCGAACGTGATCTCGCGCCCCGGTTGCACGCCGCGGGGTGA
- a CDS encoding NADP-dependent oxidoreductase: MRALQYHSYGGPDVLTLGETEEPHAGPGEVRIAVEAVAVNPIDATLRSGAMAKPGRVLRAPRVPGSDAAGVVDEIGEGVRGYEVGQRVFGAGSSVTAEFATLTAFWSTPEDVGSEESAAVVTAAETAVRILEAVHAEGGQVLVVDGASGGVGTALVQLARARGVHVVGTASESKHDLVRRLGGLVTTYGPGLADRVRGVLAEAGLAAAELVSADLAGKGAASELIELTGDAARVATIADFSGETAAIVTDGSEGRAWHALGEVADLLTEGRFEVIIDRVLPWTEAAAAHEAVESGTTTGKVVLRVG, translated from the coding sequence GTGCGCGCACTCCAGTACCACTCCTATGGCGGACCCGACGTCCTCACCCTCGGTGAGACCGAGGAGCCGCACGCCGGCCCCGGCGAGGTGCGGATCGCCGTCGAGGCGGTGGCCGTGAACCCGATCGACGCCACGCTGCGGTCCGGCGCCATGGCCAAGCCTGGGCGCGTGCTGCGTGCCCCACGCGTTCCGGGCTCCGACGCCGCCGGCGTCGTGGACGAGATCGGCGAGGGTGTGCGGGGATACGAGGTCGGCCAGCGTGTCTTCGGCGCGGGCAGTTCCGTCACGGCCGAGTTCGCCACCCTGACGGCGTTCTGGTCGACGCCCGAGGACGTGGGCAGCGAGGAGAGCGCCGCGGTGGTGACCGCTGCCGAGACGGCCGTACGGATCCTGGAGGCGGTGCACGCCGAGGGCGGGCAGGTGCTCGTCGTCGACGGTGCCTCCGGCGGGGTCGGGACGGCGTTGGTCCAGCTCGCGAGAGCCCGCGGAGTGCACGTGGTGGGCACCGCCTCGGAGAGCAAGCATGACCTCGTGCGGCGCCTCGGTGGGCTGGTGACGACCTACGGCCCGGGGCTGGCCGATCGGGTCCGGGGCGTGCTCGCCGAAGCCGGACTCGCGGCAGCGGAGCTCGTCTCGGCCGATCTGGCCGGGAAGGGCGCGGCGTCGGAGCTGATCGAGCTCACCGGTGACGCTGCCCGGGTGGCCACGATCGCCGACTTCTCCGGCGAGACGGCGGCGATCGTCACCGACGGGTCCGAGGGTCGCGCCTGGCATGCGCTCGGAGAGGTCGCGGATCTGCTCACCGAGGGCCGGTTCGAGGTGATCATCGACCGGGTGCTGCCGTGGACCGAGGCCGCCGCGGCGCACGAGGCGGTGGAGTCGGGGACCACGACCGGCAAGGTCGTGCTGCGAGTCGGGTGA
- the valS gene encoding valine--tRNA ligase, with translation MSEHTPHPATAPIEPLRPVAQVPDKPSLDGLENRWAQAWGEKGTYAFDRTRPRAQVFSIDTPPPTASGSLHIGHVFSYTHTDCMARYQRMRGREVFYPMGWDDNGLPTERRVQNYYGVQVDTSLPYEADFTPPYAGDVPKKHRPTPISRQNFVELCLGLAAEDEKSFEQVFRYLGLSVDWAQTYQTIGPAAQQTSQRAFLRQLARGEAYQIEAPTLWDVTFQTAVAQAELEDRDREGAYHRISFHGPDGPVVIETTRPELLAACVALVAHPDDERYQPLFGSSVTSPVFGVEVPVLAHPLADPDKGAGIAMICTFGDTTDVTWWRELNLPTRTIIGRDGRILAEPPTAITSPEGLAAYERLVGMTVFSAQKTMVELLTESGDLHGEPRTISHPVKFFEKGDKPLEIVSSRQWYVRNGGRDADLREALVKRGKEITWYPGHMESRYENWVDGLTGDWLLSRQRFFGVPFPVWYRLDDAGEIVYDNPLVPSEDQLPIDPATDVPEGYTAEQRGEPGGFVGDPDVLDTWATSSLTPQLAGRWERDPEFFETVFPYDMRPQGHDIIRTWLFSTVVRANAEHDSLPWHRAAISGWILDPDRKKMSKSKGNVVTPLGLLEQHGSDAVRYWSASARLGADTAFDEGQMKIGRRLAIKLLNASKFALSFGADSLTLDPAAVTEPIDRAALAELAGVVERASAAFEGFDHARALELAESYFWTFTDDYLELVKDRAYGGEAAAVTAEATASARAALWLSLDTLLRLFAPFLPFATEEVWSWWREGSVHRAAWPTPDLLRQAAGDGDPALLPAAGAALAAMRKVKSEAKVSQRTSFVSASLTVPAGQRALVEAVAGDLRAAGRVTGELTVTESTDATGIAVTGELLPPEPKQPQ, from the coding sequence ATGAGCGAGCACACCCCGCACCCTGCCACCGCCCCGATCGAGCCCCTCCGCCCGGTCGCGCAGGTACCGGACAAGCCCTCGCTCGACGGTCTGGAGAACCGCTGGGCGCAGGCGTGGGGTGAGAAGGGCACCTACGCCTTCGACCGCACCCGCCCGCGTGCGCAGGTGTTCTCGATCGACACACCTCCCCCGACGGCGTCCGGCTCGCTGCACATCGGGCACGTCTTCTCCTACACCCACACCGACTGCATGGCCCGCTACCAGCGGATGCGCGGCCGCGAGGTGTTCTACCCGATGGGCTGGGACGATAACGGCCTGCCCACCGAGCGGCGGGTGCAGAACTACTACGGCGTGCAGGTGGACACCTCGCTGCCCTACGAGGCGGACTTCACCCCGCCGTATGCCGGTGACGTGCCGAAGAAGCACCGGCCCACCCCGATCTCCCGGCAGAACTTCGTCGAGCTGTGCCTGGGACTGGCCGCCGAGGACGAGAAGAGCTTCGAGCAGGTCTTCCGTTACCTGGGCCTGAGCGTGGACTGGGCGCAGACCTACCAGACCATCGGTCCGGCGGCCCAGCAGACGTCGCAGCGCGCGTTCCTGCGTCAGCTCGCCCGTGGCGAGGCCTACCAGATCGAGGCCCCGACGCTGTGGGACGTCACCTTCCAGACCGCCGTCGCCCAGGCCGAGCTGGAGGACCGGGACCGGGAGGGGGCCTATCACCGGATCTCCTTCCATGGCCCGGACGGACCAGTGGTCATCGAGACCACCCGGCCGGAGCTGCTCGCCGCGTGCGTGGCACTGGTGGCCCACCCCGACGACGAGCGCTACCAGCCGCTGTTCGGCTCGAGCGTCACCTCCCCGGTGTTCGGGGTCGAGGTGCCGGTGCTCGCCCACCCGCTCGCCGACCCGGACAAGGGCGCCGGGATCGCGATGATCTGCACCTTCGGTGACACCACCGACGTCACCTGGTGGCGCGAGCTGAACCTGCCCACCCGCACCATCATCGGCCGCGACGGGCGCATCCTCGCCGAGCCCCCGACGGCGATCACCTCGCCCGAGGGGCTGGCCGCCTACGAGCGGCTGGTGGGCATGACGGTCTTCTCCGCGCAGAAGACGATGGTGGAGCTGCTCACCGAGTCCGGTGACCTGCACGGCGAACCGCGCACGATCTCCCACCCGGTGAAGTTCTTCGAGAAGGGCGACAAGCCGCTGGAGATCGTCTCCTCCCGGCAGTGGTACGTGCGCAACGGCGGACGCGACGCCGACCTCCGCGAGGCGCTGGTCAAGCGCGGCAAGGAGATCACCTGGTACCCGGGGCACATGGAGTCCCGGTACGAGAACTGGGTGGACGGACTCACCGGTGACTGGCTGCTCTCCCGCCAGCGATTCTTCGGTGTGCCCTTCCCGGTCTGGTACCGGCTGGATGACGCCGGCGAGATCGTCTACGACAACCCGCTGGTGCCCAGCGAGGACCAGCTGCCGATCGACCCCGCCACCGACGTGCCCGAGGGCTACACCGCCGAGCAGCGTGGCGAGCCGGGCGGCTTCGTGGGCGACCCGGACGTGCTCGACACCTGGGCCACCTCCTCGCTGACCCCGCAGCTGGCGGGCCGCTGGGAGCGCGACCCGGAGTTCTTCGAGACCGTCTTCCCCTATGACATGCGCCCGCAGGGGCACGACATCATCCGCACCTGGTTGTTCTCCACCGTGGTGCGGGCGAACGCGGAGCACGACAGCCTGCCCTGGCACAGGGCCGCCATCTCCGGCTGGATCCTCGACCCGGACCGCAAGAAGATGTCCAAGTCCAAGGGCAACGTGGTCACCCCGCTGGGTCTGCTGGAACAGCACGGCTCCGACGCCGTCCGCTACTGGTCCGCCTCGGCCCGTCTGGGCGCCGACACCGCCTTCGACGAGGGGCAGATGAAGATCGGCCGGCGATTGGCGATCAAGCTGCTCAATGCCAGCAAGTTCGCCCTGTCCTTCGGTGCCGACTCCCTGACCCTGGACCCGGCGGCCGTGACCGAGCCGATCGACCGCGCGGCGCTCGCCGAGCTGGCCGGTGTGGTGGAGAGGGCGAGTGCGGCGTTCGAGGGGTTCGACCACGCCCGGGCACTGGAGCTGGCCGAGTCCTATTTCTGGACCTTCACCGACGACTACCTCGAGCTGGTCAAGGATCGTGCCTACGGCGGCGAGGCCGCTGCGGTGACGGCCGAGGCGACCGCCAGCGCTCGTGCGGCGCTGTGGCTCTCCCTCGACACGCTGCTGCGGCTGTTCGCCCCGTTCCTGCCGTTCGCCACCGAGGAGGTCTGGTCCTGGTGGCGGGAGGGCTCGGTGCACCGGGCCGCCTGGCCGACGCCGGACCTGCTGCGCCAGGCCGCCGGGGACGGCGACCCCGCTCTGCTGCCGGCCGCCGGTGCGGCCCTGGCCGCGATGCGGAAGGTGAAGTCGGAGGCCAAGGTCTCCCAGCGCACCTCCTTCGTCTCCGCGTCCCTGACCGTGCCGGCCGGGCAGCGGGCTCTGGTGGAGGCCGTGGCCGGTGACCTGCGGGCCGCCGGCCGGGTGACGGGTGAGCTGACCGTCACCGAATCCACCGACGCCACCGGAATCGCGGTGACCGGGGAGCTGCTGCCCCCCGAACCCAAGCAGCCCCAGTAG